A window of Mucilaginibacter robiniae genomic DNA:
AGATACTTTGTATCTTCCCATCCTATTATTACGGTTATGAACAGTGACACTACTCCTTTAATCCAGATACGTAATCTTTCCAAATCATACGGCGATAAGCAGGTGCTCAAACACCTATCGCTCGATATTTACCCCGGCCAGGTTATTGGCTATATTGGTCCAAATGGGGCGGGTAAATCTACTACGGTTAAAATTCTGACGGGCCTGATACCTGATTTTAATGGCGAAGTGCTGGTAGATGGCATTAGCATGCAGGATGATCCGCAGGAAATTAAGCGGCGTATCGGCTACGTGCCCGAAAATGCTGAATTATATGAGGTACTTACGCCTCTGGAATACCTGGACTTTATTGGTAAGCTGTACAATATGGACGAGAAGTTATTGAACGATCGTGCCCGACGGCTGCTTACCGCTTTTGGTTTGGGTAATAACATGGACGACCGTATGGACACCTTCTCGAAAGGAATGCGCCAGAAGGTATTGCTGATATCCGGTATTCTGCATAACCCACAAATTATTATACT
This region includes:
- a CDS encoding ABC transporter ATP-binding protein, which encodes MNSDTTPLIQIRNLSKSYGDKQVLKHLSLDIYPGQVIGYIGPNGAGKSTTVKILTGLIPDFNGEVLVDGISMQDDPQEIKRRIGYVPENAELYEVLTPLEYLDFIGKLYNMDEKLLNDRARRLLTAFGLGNNMDDRMDTFSKGMRQKVLLISGILHNPQIIILDEPLSGLDANAVIMIKELIQRLSQEGKTIFYCSHMMDVVEKVSDRILLINKGEIVADGTFESLKQNHADTLERVFAKLTGRSESAGETDAIINALD